In Haliaeetus albicilla chromosome 18, bHalAlb1.1, whole genome shotgun sequence, one genomic interval encodes:
- the SDC1 gene encoding syndecan-1, with amino-acid sequence MMSVVAVWLVALCFQAAVPQTTNLNLPPEDLDSSGDDDDAFSGSGAGPLTDPSHTWRIPGEPANSSLLATPMDFNEQLFRGTESRTEKEVISPSATSNVVTEEPVVAVKDEVSILGSPDEKPTNDAVITTVRSPTTRLPSVVHVTPSEASGTVHELKPKIPSSEMPDAKDVPEPHSTMHPEGDITATPTTTAPKDVVPTHEEVSEDGSGDPGDFILTKDEDLVPTQNSEVPADSGRNAKAAGASGIMDRKEVLGGVIAGGLVGLVFAVFLVAFMLYRMKKKDEGSYSLDEPKQSNGGYQKPHKQEEFYA; translated from the exons CAAACTACAAATCTGAACCTTCCTCCTGAAGACCTTGATTCATCTGGTGATGATGACGATGCATTCTCAGGTTCAGGTGCAG gtcCCCTGACTGACCCGTCTCACACCTGGAGAATCCCAGGAGAACCAGCTAATTCCTCATTACTGGCAACACCAATGGATTTCAACGAACAGCTGTTTCGCGGGACTGAGAGCCGAACTGAAAAGGAAGTAATATCTCCTTCTGCAACCAGTAATGTAGTGACAGAGGAGCCAGTGGTAGCTGTGAAGGACGAAGTGTCCATCCTGGGCTCACCTGATGAGAAACCAACAAACGATGCAGTTATAACAACAGTGAGAAGCCCCACTACTCGCTTGCCTTCAGTGGTTCATGTAACTCCTTCAGAAGCCTCAGGCACGGTCCACGAGCTCAAACCTAAAATCCCTAGCTCTGAGATGCCAGACGCTAAAGACGTGCCTGAGCCCCACTCTACCATGCATCCTGAGGGAGACATCACTGCCACCCCCACGACGACAGCTCCCAAGGACGTTGTTCCTACGCATGAGGAGGTTTCTGAGGATGGCTCCGGAGACCCG GGAGACTTCATCTTGACTAAAGATGAGGATTTGGTCCCCACCCAGAACTCAGAAGTGCCAGCTGACTCTGGGAGGAATGCCAAAGCAGCAGGAGCCTCAGGAATTATGGACAGAAAAGAAGTTCTTGGAG GTGTTATTGCTGGAGGACTAGTAGGCTTGGTGTTTGCAGTGTTTCTAGTTGCATTTATGCTGtacagaatgaagaaaaaagacgAAGGCAGCTATTCACTGGATGAACCAAAACAGTCTAATGGAGGATAccaaaaaccacacaaacaagAAGAATTCTATGCATAA